TGCCCGAATACACCGGCAACCTGCTGAACTACTTCGACCCCGAGGCCACCGCCACCACCCCGGAGGCGGTCGAGCTGGCGCTACACCGGGCGCTGCCGGGCGGGCTGGCCATGCTGACGCCGTCGCCGGCCGCCGACGTGGACACCGTCGCCGTCACCGCGGCGACGGCCGAACGCTGGAACCTCACGTCCATCGGCGACCTCGCGGCGCACTCCGCGGAGGTCAAGTTCGGTGCGCCCTCGGAGTTCCTCAGCCGCCGCGAGGGGTTGCCCGGTCTCAAGGAGATCTACGGCCTGGACATCGCGCCGCACAACTTCGTCGCGATCAGCGACGGCGGGGGCCCGGCCACCGTCCGCGCGCTGGCCGACGGCACGGTGACCGCGGCCAACATCTTCTCCACCTCGCCGGCGATCGCCCAGCACAACCTGGTGGTGCTCGCCGACCCGAAGAACAACTTCCCGGCCGCCAACGTGGTGCCGGTGGTCAGCGCGCAGAAGATGTCGGACGACCTCAAACGGATCCTCGACGGCGTCTCGGCCGCGCTGACCACGCAGGCCCTGATCGAACTGAACACCTCGGTCTCCGGCAACGCCGGCATCGATCCCGACGAGGCCGCCCGCAACTGGGTGCGCGACAACGGGTTCGATCAGCCGCTGCCCGGGCGGTGAGCATCCCGTGATCCGGTTCGAGGACGTCACCAAGAAGTTCCCGGACGGCACCGTCGCCGTCGACCGGTTGAGCCTGGAGGTTCCCACCGGGACGCTGGCCGCGTTCGTCGGGCCGTCGGGGTGCGGCAAGACCACCTCGATGCGCATGATCAACCGGATGATCGAGCCGACCTCGGGCACGCTGCTGGTCGACGGCCGCGACGTCGCCACGGTGGATCCGGTCAAGCTGCGGCGCGGCATCGGCTACGTCATCCAGAGCGCCGGCCTGATGCCGCATCAGCGCGTCATCGACAACGTCGCCACCGTGCCGGTCCTGCAGGGCGAGTCCCGCCGCAAGGCCCGGCAGCAGGCCTACGAGGTGCTGGAGCGGGTCGGTCTGGATCCCAAGTTGG
This DNA window, taken from Mycolicibacterium sp. MU0050, encodes the following:
- a CDS encoding ABC transporter substrate-binding protein — translated: MTTRAVAAVLTVVVALLASACGSSNPLGGGSASGDLKTVVVGSADFPESKIIAEIYAQALEANGFTVGRQFGIGSRETYIPALQDYSIDLVPEYTGNLLNYFDPEATATTPEAVELALHRALPGGLAMLTPSPAADVDTVAVTAATAERWNLTSIGDLAAHSAEVKFGAPSEFLSRREGLPGLKEIYGLDIAPHNFVAISDGGGPATVRALADGTVTAANIFSTSPAIAQHNLVVLADPKNNFPAANVVPVVSAQKMSDDLKRILDGVSAALTTQALIELNTSVSGNAGIDPDEAARNWVRDNGFDQPLPGR